In the genome of Triticum urartu cultivar G1812 chromosome 5, Tu2.1, whole genome shotgun sequence, one region contains:
- the LOC125509008 gene encoding rhodanese-like domain-containing protein 9, chloroplastic, which yields MAVLGLSTAFSPPRGSWIAVRLRNGGTGRSSGGLSLRRWSAAAVAVRAEVSFVDGDEAKRLVAEEGYTVLDVRDRRQYERAHVRASAHVPLYIENEDNDIGTIIKRQAHNNFAGLFYGLSFTKLNRDFTKTVRSKFSPESKLLVVCQEGLRSTAAADALEREGFQNLACITSGLQTLKPGTFETVGKAELQNAGKAGLVTIQGKISIVLGTVLITLLLLITVFPDQAEQIFESAGIKL from the exons ATGGCAGTTCTTGGTCTATCTACTGCCTTCTCTCCCCCAAG AGGTTCTTGGATAGCCGTGAGGCTCAGGAATGGCGGCACCGGGCGGAGCAGCGGCGGGCTGTCCCTGAGGAGGTGGTCCGCCGCCGCCGTGGCCGTCCGCGCGGAGGTGAGCTTCGTGGACGGCGACGAGGCGAAGCGGCTGGTGGCGGAGGAGGGGTACACGGTGCTGGACGTCCGGGACCGGCGGCAGTACGAGAGGGCGCACGTCAGGGCCTCCGCCCACGTCCCGCTCTACATCGAGAACGAAGACAACGACATTG GAACGATCATCAAGCGGCAGGCGCACAACAACTTCGCCGGCCTATTCTACGGCCTGTCCTTCACCAAGCTCAACCGGGACTTCACCAAGACGGTGAGGAGCAAGTTCTCGCCGGAGAGCAAGCTGCTGGTTGTCTGCCAGGAAGGCCTCAG GTCCACAGCGGCTGCAGATGCATTGGAGCGAGAAGGCTTCCAGAACCTGGCCTGCATCACCTCAGGCCTTCAGACACTGAAACCAG GAACGTTCGAGACCGTCGGCAAAGCCGAGCTGCAGAATGCGGGGAAAGCTGGCCTTGTGACCATCCAGGGGAAGATCTCCATAGTTCTTGGGACTGTCTTGATAA CCTTGTTGCTGCTCATAACAGTGTTCCCGGACCAGGCTGAGCAGATCTTCGAGTCGGCTGGCATCAAATTGTGA
- the LOC125555995 gene encoding outer envelope pore protein 16-3, chloroplastic/mitochondrial-like yields MEGSSLRAPVDDGLILKTSKGAGIGLAAGSVWGLLVSMLHDGPKVGSNVKYPELVRTGKVCRSYAGTLAILGATYVAVEQSLERVRGKKDIINGAVAGFAAGATMGFRAGRLRTLLVSGSALALTSVLLDVTGMRTTEEEEKAENH; encoded by the exons TCTTGAAGACAAGCAAGGGTGCGGGCATTGGTTTAGCTGCTGGCAGCGTTTGGGGCTTGCTGGTTTCTATGCTGCACGATGGACCTAAGGTTGGCAGTAATGTCAAGTATCCTGAGCTGGTTAGAACTGGCAAGGTGTGTCGAAGTTACGCGGGAACCTTGGCAATTCTTGGAGCTACATATGTAGCCGTGGAGCAGTCTCTTGAAAGGGTCAGGGGGAAGAAGGACATCATTAATGGTGCTGTGGCTGGTTTTGCTGCGGGTGCAACTATGGGTTTCAGAG CCGGGAGACTTCGGACACTCCTCGTGTCAGGGTCTGCGCTCGCTCTGACTTCGGTACTCTTGGATGTGACTGGAATGAGAACTACTGAGGAGGAAGAAAAAGCTGAGAACCACTAA